Proteins from a genomic interval of Trichoderma breve strain T069 chromosome 2, whole genome shotgun sequence:
- a CDS encoding autophagy-related protein translates to MHQQGRVPPRLASPARSPMRSNSLREGAVGSRPRAGSSLSARESASSPTMEQTGPPAESIRKLDQIVQNFHTKIAAVVVSSRMKVKPVHGANGVPKINKWYQIETEEIDEFREELRIWKNCGSLENRPPPMIIEVYLDASTLKESQSLVIIDEDGKRWDVLEQLAASTSSSGSDSLTNIRRPTEVILERWRVELKSIVDKPLDDFGPILPTIYKKAIVFFRSLFVATKLLPAWKFASQGAVKNSHPALIPQCRIRMSDPDRSRPDLLKNSIDGRRDAVTEYMFGDLEVPVGRLCTSVIYRNDCTFRVDDAESLLSSRFMGVDENFFKPSLPQRHMAEAGSLRDHRRGVSVNDVHQTYGSLSTFHGDGPIGTSPISALRAVKPPGSDTSSPPASFPRQTDNGVAPHSLPISGRASAARPTARVGEDRRRPSISFQPFKAGSLSGSPVPRHTDPESPASLTRPSLPSLRQPGNRSSLTAGMPASLRGPTSVNTTDSPLAGSPRPASASKYSSSFTHRRGRLSIGSTSRMGDEEQSSSGRQSLASSIAQPGSGFLAEVGAASYSSLQTEEDDISDFLKALDSKKTLKSFEPSKKGESATSRTVAQLSKFQMMRESNNALTESMTSSMQLNRSSTVSSRQLANLTGIGGTISLSTSSSPGKPVSPHTPHTPAIPSRLSENSIIDYTPATYTRVEPPARGSSQARATGSTQDGTTAIDIPLSPRLGTHHRRSSSVAQQVRAATDDEEADLPFAAHRSISLGANDREPPTLSTLLGRQMQLEEELPGQQEDPSSPLRPATGIQTAESSDVIQRGSASDTPPDGFISATQPSSPFHRRRYAGMAGGRRSTPPHSSRGSFAGSTSRLSRPDDEAVGEEPLVFTLSEMDALGRRSLEESRGGSGSGSGTASTERPHFEPRGTTRRGWAE, encoded by the exons AtgcatcaacaaggccggGTGCCACCGAGGCTCGCCTCGCCAGCTAGGTCACCCATGCGATCCAACAGCCTGCGAGAGGGCGCTGTGGGATCTCGTCCGCGGGCGGGATCGAGCCTCTCCGCCAGGGAATCTGCGAGCTCACCCACGATGGAACAAACCGGACCGCCGGCTGAGTCAATTAGAAAGTTGGATCAGATAGTCCAG AACTTCCACACCAAAATCGCCGCTGTCGTCGTCTCCTCGCGCATGAAAGTTAAGCCAGTCCACGGCGCCAATGGCGTACCGAAGATTAATAAATGG TACCAAATCGAAACCGAAGAGATTGACGAGTTTAGGGAAGAGTTGAGGATATGGAAGAACTGCGGCAGTCTTGAAAACCGCCCTCCACCCATGATTATCGAAGTTTATCTTGATGCGTCGACGCTCAAGGAAAGCCAGAGTcttgtcatcatcgacgaGGACGGGAAGCGCTGGGACGTCCTAGAGCAGCTCGCTGCGTCGACATCTTCGAGTGGCAGCGATTCCCTTACCAACATCAGAAGGCCGACTGAGGTTATACTAGAGCGATGGCGCGTGGAACTCAAATCGATTGTCGATAAACCTTTGGACGACTTCGGACCCATTTTGCCTACCATTTACAAGAAAGCCATTGTATTTTTCCGATCTCTCTTTGTCGCCACCAAACTATTGCCGGCGTGGAAGTTTGCCAGCCAAGGCGCTGTTAAAAACTCTCACCCAGCCCTGATTCCCCAGTGCAGGATCAGAATGTCGGACCCGGACAGATCACGGCCCGATCTTTTGAAGAATTCCATCGACGGGAGAAGGGACGCAGTGACGGAGTACATGTTTGGAGATCTCGAGGTCCCTGTTGGCAGGTTATGCACCTCTGTGATTTATCGAAACGACTGCACATTCCGCGTTGACGACGCAGAGTCACTTTTGAGCTCCCGTTTTATGGGAGTCGATGAGAATTTCTTCAAGCCATCATTACCACAGCGACACATGGCTGAAGCAGGCTCACTGAGAGACCACCGCCGGGGGGTAAGCGTGAATGACGTTCACCAGACATATGGTAGTCTGTCAACCTTTCACGGCGATGGTCCCATAGGAACGAGCCCTATATCTGCGCTTCGTGCGGTCAAGCCGCCCGGCTCAGATACGAGCTCACCGCCGGCATCATTTCCACGGCAAACGGATAATGGGGTAGCGCCTCATTCACTGCCGATATCAGGGCGAGCATCTGCAGCAAGACCCACGGCCCGCGTTGGAGAAGATCGAAGAAGGCCCTCCATATCTTTTCAACCATTTAAAGCTGGATCCCTATCTGGATCTCCTGTTCCCCGACACACTGACCCAGAATCGCCCGCATCTCTTACTAGACCTAGTTTACCGTCCCTCCGACAACCAGGAAACCGATCTTCGTTGACCGCAGGTATGCCGGCCTCGCTTCGCGGACCGACTTCCGTAAACACCACCGATTCACCCTTAGCAGGATCCCCACGACCCGCATCGGCCAGCAAatatagcagcagcttcacgcACCGGAGAGGGCGATTATCGATTGGCAGCACGAGTCGGATGGGTGATgaggagcagagcagcagcgggaGGCAGAGCCTGGCCTCATCGATTGCGCAACCAGGATCCGGATTTCTCGCTGAGGTTGGAGCAGCAAGCTATAGTTCGCTGCAgaccgaggaggacgatATCTCTGATTTCCTAAAGGCTCTAGACAGCAAAAAGACGCTAAAGTCATTTGAGCCAAGCAAGAAGGGAGAATCTGCAACGAGCAGAACGGTAGCCCAGCTGTCCAAGTTCCAAATGATGAGGGAGTCGAACAACGCCTTGACCGAGTCAATGACTTCTTCGATGCAACTCAATCGTTCCTCAACCGTTTCAAGTAGACAGCTGGCCAATTTGACTGGCATTGGTGGAACGATTTCGCTatctacatcttcttctcccggAAAACCAGTGTCACCGCATACACCACATACGCCCGCAATCCCATCTCGCCTCAGTGAGAATTCGATTATAGACTATACACCGGCGACCTATACGAGGGTGGAGCCGCCTGCGAGAGGCTCATCACAAGCCAGAGCAACAGGGTCGACTCAGGACGGTACGACTGCGATTGATATTCCTCTATCCCCTAGACTGGGCACCCATCACCGCCGATCAAGCTCTGTTGCTCAGCAGGTCCGAGCTGCAactgatgacgaggaggccgaTCTGCCGTTTGCTGCGCATCGAAGCATTAGTCTCGGGGCAAACGATAGGGAGCCACCAACTCTGAGTACACTTCTCGGCCGACAAATGcagttggaggaggagctaCCCGGACAGCAAGAGGATCCATCTAGCCCGCTTCGGCCGGCGACTGGCATTCAGACTGCCGAGTCATCGGACGTGATCCAACGAGGTTCAGCGAGTGACACTCCCCCGGATGGGTTTATTTCTGCGACGCAGCCAAGCTCCCCCTTCCATCGACGTCGGTATGCAGGAATGGCAGGTGGCCGTCGAAGCACTCCTCCGCACTCTTCTCGAGGCAGCTTTGCTGGGTCGACTAGTAGGCTTAGTCGCCCAGATGATGAGGCTGTTGGTGAAGAGCCGCTAGTCTTTACTCTCTCTGAGATGGACGCTCTGGGGAGGCGAAGCCTGGAAGAAAGCCGCGGCGGTAGCGGTAGCGGTAGCGGCACCGCATCTACTGAACGACCCCATTTCGAGCCACGAGGCACGACTCGAAGAGGATGGGCCGAGTGA
- a CDS encoding EF-hand domain pair domain-containing protein, with protein sequence MNSHTPRPFPGRSIAGGSNQHAQPRNPPAPQVSSNEDYGTIADEDREHIDEVFDLMDMKKKGWLNSYEFKHSLAALGFDMPKPEYCRELENYGTVPPDWRDPHSCPVNRLLIYPDQFRLCAAKLIARRDPREEAIKVFNMFDYDQDGIISVEDMRHLAQDIKEERTMTDEEIQTMIEHLDHDGKGGVNLEEFIQMMEEAG encoded by the exons ATGAACTCTCACACGCCTCGCCCTTTTCCGGGACGATCAATAGCAGGAGGGTCCAACCAGCATGCGCAGCCACGGAATCCCCCCGCGCCGCAGGTGTCTTCAAACGAGGATTACGGCACCATTGCTGACGAGGATCGCGAACACATTGACGAAGTC TTCGACTTGATggatatgaagaagaaagggtgGCTGAATAGCTACGAATTCAAACACTCGCTCGCCGCGCTCGGTTTCGACATGCCCAAACCCGAATACTGCAGAGAACTAGAAAACTACGGCACAGTACCGCCCGATTGGCGAGACCCTCACAGCTGTCCGGTCAACCGCCTTCTCATCTACCCCGACCAGTTCCGACTATGCGCCGCAAAGCTCATTGCCCGACGAGACCCGCGTGAGGAGGCGATCAAAGTATTCAACATGTTCGACTACGACCAGGACGGCATCATTTCGGTCGAAGACATGAGGCATCTAGCTCAAGACATCAAGGAAGAACGCACAATGACGGATGAAGAGATCCAGACCATGATAGAGCACCTCGACCACGACGGCAAGGGCGGGGTGAATCTCGAAGAGTTCATAcagatgatggaggaggctggcTAG
- a CDS encoding ENTH domain-containing protein, with protein sequence MSKVMRSVKNVTKGYSHAQVKVRDATSNDPWGPTGTQMSEIAQMTFNTSTEFYDIMDMLDKRLNDKGKNWRHVLKALKVLDYCLHEGSELVVTWARQSIYIIKTLREFQYIDEEGRDVGQNVRVAAKELTALILNDERLRAERSDRKSWKSRVMGLDSDFGPQYAGQGEQSQRRQPRSERRAPNEEDDTEYRLAIEASKYQEEEDRKRRQTRSGGENDDDLAKAIKLSQEEEERRRRELEDSNAHSLFDDDTPTTSQPQHTGFNQGYQQGNAVDFWANPIDQQAQQLPQQTGYLGNAYTGYQQPQQQQPQQTGWQPNYNVAFGVDSILPVPTGNLLAQQQQQQQQQQQYLQQQQQFAQQQHLQPSQALDLAIQPGSNNPWATGNQLQQQSIQPTPTGSNNPFAQNRPQSARPATSSLSPLPEQKTLSNFNQPQFSLQQQQQLQQKPAFSQPQRELSEHEMKLNALLASGDGMDTYGNTGDLRIPSQHTAPGTFINSAGAGLGRLNPEATGNNPFLRQQFTGLPSITYGGQPQVNSNPFGAQQRQQPGQPQDLIQF encoded by the exons ATGTCAAAGGTTATGCGCAGCGTGAAAAACGTGACCAAGGGTTACTCTCATGCCCAGGTCAAGGTCCGAGATG CGACGAGCAACGATCCATGGGGTCCGACCGGCACGCAGATGAGCGAGATTGCCCAAATGACCTTCAACAC GTCCACCGAGTTCTACGACATAATGGATATGCTTGACAAGAGGCTCAATGACAAGGGAAAGAATTGGCGCCATGTTCTCAAGGCGTTGAAGGTTCTCGACTACTGTCTCCACGAGGGCTCTGAGCTCGTTGTCACTTGGGCGCGCCAGAGCATCTACATCATCAAGACACTGCGAGAGTTCCAGTACATTGACGAGGAAGGCCGCGACGTCGGTCAGAATG TCCGTGTCGCGGCAAAGGAATTGACCGCGCTTATCCTGAATGACGAGCGATTGCGAGCGGAGCGAAGCGACCGGAAGTCCTGGAAGTCGCGCGTCATGGGCCTAGATTCTGATTTCGGCCCGCAGTATGCTGGGCAAGGCGAACAGTCCCAGAGACGCCAGCCTCGGTCAGAACGGAGAGCTCcaaatgaagaagacgacacTGAGTATCGCCTTGCTATTGAAGCTAGCAAAtaccaggaggaggaggacagGAAACGAAGGCAGACTCGTTCCGGTGgtgagaatgatgatgatctCGCAAAGGCCATCAAACTgagccaggaggaggaagagagaagacgTCGTGAGCTAGAAGACTCCAACGCCCATTCTCTATTTGACGATGACACTCCCACAACATCCCAGCCACAGCACACGGGATTCAACCAGGGCTACCAACAAGGCAACGCTGTGGATTTCTGGGCCAACCCAATTGACCAGCAGGCTCAACAGCTCCCCCAGCAGACGGGCTATCTAGGAAACGCTTATACTGGAtaccagcagccacagcagcagcagccgcagcaaaCTGGCTGGCAACCCAACTACAACGTCGCTTTCGGTGTTGATTCAATCCTCCCGGTGCCTACAGGTAACCTGCttgctcaacagcagcaacagcaacagcagcagcaacaatacctccagcagcagcaacagttTGCTCAACAACAGCACTTGCAGCCTTCTCAGGCTCTGGATCTGGCCATCCAGCCTGGAAGCAACAACCCTTGGGCAACTGGCAACCAGCTACAGCAGCAGTCTATTCAGCCCACTCCGACCGGTTCCAACAACCCCTTTGCCCAGAACAGGCCGCAATCAGCTAGACCTGCGACGTCTTCTCTTAGCCCTCTGCCAGAGCAGAAGACTCTGTCCAACTTCAACCAGCCCCAGTTCtcactgcagcagcagcaacagctgcagcagaagcctGCTTTCAGCCAACCCCAGAGAGAACTCAGTGAGCATGAGATGAAACTGAATGCTTTACTGGCCTCTGGAGACGGCATGGACACATACGGAAACACTGGCGACTTGCGAATTCCTTCACAGCACACTGCTCCTGGAACATTTATCAACAGCGCCGGCGCTGGTCTTGGTCGCCTCAACCCAGAAGCCACCGGCAACAACCCTTTCCTACGACAGCAGTTTACCGGTCTGCCCAGCATCACCTATGGTGGCCAACCTCAGGTGAACAGCAACCCATTTGGAGCccagcagcgacagcaacCAGGCCAACCGCAAGATTTAATCCAGTTTTAG
- a CDS encoding mitochondrial carrier protein domain-containing protein, whose translation MAEPKPLPFQYQFAAGAIAGVSEILVMYPLDVVKTRVQLQTGTGSGAEAYNGMLDCFKKIIKHEGFSRLYRGISAPILMEAPKRATKFAANDEWGKVYRKMFGVDKMNQSLSVLTGATAGATESFVVVPFELVKIRLQDKASAGKYNGMVDCVLKIVKNEGPLTLYQGLESTMWRHILWNAGYFGCIFQVRQMLPKAETGSGKMGNDLISGAIGGTVGTILNTPLDVVKSRIQNTPKVPGQVPKYNWAFPSVVTVFREEGFGALYKGFLPKVLRLGPGGGILLVVFTTVMDTFRKWQS comes from the exons ATGGCCGAGCCAAAGCCCCTTCCCTTCCAATACCAGTTTGCCGCAG GCGCAATTGCGGGCGTCTCGGAG ATTCTGGTCAT GTATCCTTTGGATGTGGTCAAGACTCGAGTTCAGCTGCAGACCGGCACGGGTTCAGGTGCCGAAGCATACAATGGCATGCTTGACTGCTTCAAGAAAATTATCAAGCACGAAGG GTTCTCACGCCTCTACCGCGGCATCTCTGCTCCGATTCTGATGGAAGCCCCCAAGCGAGCCACCAAGTTTGCTGCCAACGATGAATGGGGCAAGGTCTACCGCAAGATGTTTGGCGTCGACAAGATGAACCAGTCATTGTCAGTCCTCACTGGTGCTACCGCAGGTGCCACCGAATCCTTCGTTGTCGTTCCATTCGAGCTGGTCAAGATCCGTTTGCAAGACAAGGCGTCTGCTGGAAAATACAACGGCATGGTGGATTGCGTTctcaagattgtcaagaacGAGGGCCCCCTCACTCTTTACCAAGGTCTTGAGAGCACAATGTGGCGACACATTCTCTGGAACGCCGGCTACTTTGGCTGTATCTTCCAGGTCCGTCAGATGCTTCCCAAGGCTGAGACCGGCAGCGGCAAGATGGGCAACGACTTGATCTCTGGTGCCATCGGTGGAACCGTGGGAACCATTCTCAACACTCCCCTGGACGTCGTCAAGAGCAGAATTCAGAATACTCCCAAGGTGCCCGGCCAGGTTCCCAAGTACAACTGGGCTTTCCCCTCCGTGGTGACTGTTTTCAGAGAAGAAGGTTTCGGTGCTTTATACAAGGGTTTCTTGCCCAAG GTTCTCCGTCTCGGACCTGGAGGCGGTATCCTTTTGGTCGTTTTCACCACCGTCATGGACACTTTCCGCAAGTGGCAATCATAG
- a CDS encoding regulator of chromosome condensation (RCC1) repeat domain-containing protein translates to MSHLLWKYFWENDVDKFRRLLASAGPNTQATTRSPAVGVGTHLGASPGSIGTSPRTTIKPPEVNSRDHAGLTLLLRASSSTDPNALAFVQALLEHPHIDLYAQDPESGWNALHRSLYAGNASIARALLAKERGDLLIKTKDHEGNSPFDLYNSTIAARSLRHTMVQSLDDDDSDLGDGDFDQSASKFMHANKHYAEGDELFMFGSNKNLSLGVGDEDDRQYPERIMLQRSDQSIRRFYDDYLTQKHVDAPLNDVAMSKLHTAILTDDPISNLYVCGVGRGGRLGLGDENTQFKFAPLSGPFADKKVSQVALGQNHSMAVVGNGELWTWGLNSDSQLGYVLPPPLRTDEEPMSLVPRQVFGPLKKEIVLGIAASSIHSVAHTGSSLYCWGRNAGQLALMDSDSRSLDLQQTPRKVAASLLSAPIEMVAAIDRATTCLLSNHQVWVFTNYGYSLVRFAFPDVALNRSLNASVFSTKFDVSRRDIRYIAAGGETIAAVTARGDLFTMQVSNKGDAGAPFGSTTNPVKIKSAVSQPQCIWDSGKDGVTSVSVGEHGSVIICTASGAVWRRIKRLKGKIESIVDSGDVKRKDFKFQRVPYITDCVAVRSSTFGAFAAIRKDSKVMAQEIHISEQNLWNDMGSLLCLKDFYTPESSSESDSLRKAWNASIIREGPGTMAHRILSSSDIETDMLHWLQANSFLYDTDLEIRTTAAPDIRIPVHGWLLSGRSSVLRQALSDFRLDGFQPQSDTFALEIINDKVVLTLLHIDIFTMLNIVVYAYQDNIIPVWKYTREAPALAHRFRQVRTDLMKVATKLNMPKLEAAARLQAGLERTLDVDLQEAITDPLFFEDGDVILELDGDEVMLHSHLLCQRCAFFDGMFNGRSQGQWLAGRRDAMQHVEPVRIDLKHIHPETFSYVLNFLYGDIGEEIFDEVMATSIDEFSELVLDVLSVANELMIDRLSQICQSLIGKFVTNRNISNLLNEISACSVAEFKDTGLEYICLQLESMLENHFLDSLDEELLYELDSKVRDNQLACFPIAKSGRAELLLHEKYPDLVVDIEEERRRRVKEMAFKHAQKEEERRLSSVYKPRFGSLDDLARGLETPEKHTRQSRSGRNEPFSPTLRPKDSQADMIFDMDDEAPSGGSRIVSPQLSPPLTRTDTDAGSISRLPTEWKSSKGKDKAETPQSPVPSLPSHQQPTIDSAPVSKDVRNDVESPYSTANPPWASAALPTAKLDLKDIMSEASGKSALTAALSAQMTKDSSSKPLSKMSQKERKKQMQMQQESQVAAQEEQAKAIPWETSSSKKTPPPWKAATPVPKTSLQQAMASDVAQRNAISTNVKPLVASESNPRSTPRRTASPDTRFPGQGRPGNPQVTAQTSAGAEKQQQKPLIPHSKSYIKPAQKTEATLGLSMADIIGQQQREQQQVKEAVAKRSLQEIQQEQAFQEWWDQESRRAQEEEARRHSRAKGKEEQGGGRRGRRGRGGKARSTPKTGGNASRGRGRGKTNRGGM, encoded by the exons ATGAGTCATTTGCTTTGGAAATACTTCTGGGAGAACGATGTCGACAAGTTTCGGCGTCTGCTGGCTTCGGCCGGCCCCAATACCCAGGCGACAACAAGGAGTCCAGCGGTAGGCGTTGGAACACATCTTGGAGCGAGTCCCGGTAGCATCGGGACTTCACCAAGGACTACCATCAAACCGC CGGAAGTCAACAGTCGTGACCATGCCGGACTGACGCTATTGCTGCGcgcatcttcttctaccgATCCGAACGCCCTGGCCTTCGTTCAGGCTCTACTCGAGCACCCCCATATCGACCTGTACGCTCAAGATCCTGAAAGCGGCTGGAATGCCCTGCATAGGTCACTGTACGCTGGAAATGCATCAATAGCTAGAGCGTTACTGGCAAAGGAGCGTGGGGATCTG CTCATCAAGACCAAGGATCACGAAGGAAACAGTCCGTTTGACCTCTATAACTCGACGATTGCTGCGAGATCGTTACGTCACACGATGGTTCAGTCtttggacgatgatgattcgGACCTTGGTGACGGGGACTTTGACCAAAG TGCTTCTAAATTTATGCACGCCAACAAACATTATGCCGAGGGAGATGAACTCTTCATGTTTGGAAGCAACAAGAACCTTTCCCTTGGGGttggggatgaggatgaccGACAGTATCCTGAGCGGATAATGCTACAACGGTCAGACCAATCCATCCGCCGCTTCTATGATGATTACCTTACACAGAAACATGTGGATGCACCGCTCAAT GACGTGGCCATGTCAAAGCTGCACACTGCTATTCTTACCGATGACCCGATATCCAACCTTTATGTTTGTGGCGTTGGTCGCGGCGGAAGACTCGGACTTGGGGACGAGAATACACAATTTAAATTCGCCCCTCTCTCCGGGCCATTTGCAGATAAAAAGGTTTCTCAGGTTGCCCTTGGGCAGAACCACTCAATGGCAGTCGTTGGAAACGGCGAGCTGTGGACCTGGGGCCTCAATTCCGATTCGCAACTTGGCTACGtgctgcctcctcctctgagGACAGATGAAGAGCCGATGAGCCTCGTCCCGCGGCAGGTTTTCGGCCCTCTCAAGAAAGAGATCGTCCTTGGTATCGCTGCATCATCCATACATTCGGTTGCTCACACTGGATCGTCGTTATACTGCTGGGGCCGCAATGCGGGCCAGCTCGCCCTTATGGATTCTGATTCTAGATCACTGGATCTACAGCAGACGCCTCGCAAAGTTGCCGCTTCTCTTTTGTCGGCGCCGATTGAAATGGTTGCCGCGATTGACAGGGCCACCACCTGCTTGTTATCAAATCATCAAGTTTGGGTATTCACCAATTACGGATACAGTCTCGTAAGGTTCGCCTTCCCCGACGTTGCCCTTAACCGCAGTCTCAATGCAAGCGTCTTCTCCACCAAGTTCGACGTATCGCGAAGAGATATTCGATACATagcagctggtggtgagacGATCGCTGCAGTCACGGCTCGTGGCGATCTCTTCACCATGCAAGTGAGTAATaagggagatgctggagccCCATTTGGCTCCACGACCAACCCCGTCAAAATCAAGAGTGCGGTTTCCCAGCCGCAGTGCATATGGGATTCAGGAAAAGACGGTGTTACATCGGTCAGCGTTGGGGAGCATGGATCTGTCATCATCTGCACAGCATCTGGCGCTGTCTGGAGGAGAATAAAACgcctcaagggcaagatcgAATCCATTGTCGATTCTGGCGATgtcaagagaaaagactTCAAGTTTCAGCGTGTTCCTTACATCACGGATTGCGTGGCTGTGCGCAGCTCTACTTTCGGGGCGTTTGCTGCCATTCGAAAGGATAGCAAAGTCATGGCCCAGGAAATTCACATTTCCGAGCAGAATCTCTGGAACGATATGGGCTCTCTCCTTTGCTTGAAGGACTTCTACACTCCCGAAAGCAGCTCTGAGAGTGACTCATTACGGAAAGCTTGGAACGCTTCTATCATCAGAGAGGGTCCTGGCACTATGGCCCATCGGATTCTAAGCTCTTCTGATATCGAAACGGACATGCTTCATTGGCTACAAGCCAACTCGTTCTTATACGATACCGACCTAGAGATTCGCACAACTGCCGCGCCAGATATCAGGATACCGGTGCACGGCTGGCTTCTCTCTGGAAGGAGCTCCGTCCTCCGCCAGGCTCTGTCAGACTTTCGGCTTGATGGCTTCCAGCCACAATCGGACACATTTGCCTTGGAAATTATCAATGACAAGGTGGTGCTGACTCTGCTCCACATTGACATATTCACAATGCTGAATATTGTGGTATACGCCTACCAAGACAACATTATTCCCGTGTGGAAATACACGCGCGAAGCCCCGGCTCTAGCCCATCGCTTCCGCCAAGTTCGAACGGACCTAATGAAAGTCGCTACAAAGCTCAACATGCCGAAACTGGAGGCCGCTGCTCGGCTGCAGGCAGGCCTGGAGCGAACGCTTGATGTCGATTTGCAGGAAGCAATAACCGACCCCTTGTTctttgaggatggcgatgtgatATTAGAACTGGATGGGGACGAAGTGATGCTCCACAGTCATCTCTTGTGCCAGCGCTGTGCATTTTTTGATGGAATGTTCAACGGTAGATCACAAGGACAATGGCTAGCTGGTCGCCGCGACGCAATGCAGCACGTCGAGCCAGTTCGGATTGACTTGAAGCACATTCACCCGGAGACATTCTCCTATGTGCTCAACTTTTTATATGGAGATATTGGTGAAGAGATATTCGATGAAGTGATGGCTACGTCGATTGACGAATTCTCAGAACTCGTCCTGGATGTGCTCAGCGTGGCCAACGAGCTCATGATTGATCGGCTGTCACAAATATGCCAATCCTTAATTGGCAAATTTGTAACCAATCGCAATATATCGAATCTCCTGAATGAAATCAGCGCTTGTTCAGTGGCGGAGTTCAAGGACACTGGGCTGGAGTATATCTGCTTGCAGCTAGAATCTATGCTCGAGAATCATTTCCTAGACTCCCTCGACGAAGAACTATTGTACGAACTGGATAGCAAGGTTCGAGACAATCAGCTCGCGTGCTTCCCAATTGCAAAGAGCGGTCGAGcggagctgctgctccacGAGAAGTACCCCGACCTAGTGGTTgatattgaagaagaaagaaggcgTCGTGTCAAAGAGATGGCATTTAAGCACGCTcagaaggaggaagagagaagattaTCCTCTGTATACAAGCCACGCTTTGGAAGTCTGGATGATCTTGCGCGAGGGTTAGAGACCCCTGAGAAACACACCAGACAGTCAAGGAGTGGTCGGAATGAGCCATTCAGTCCGACTTTACGCCCCAAGGATTCCCAAGCCGATATGATCTTTGATATGGATGATGAAGCACCCTCTGGAGGAAGCAGAATCGTGTCTCCGCAGCTATCGCCCCCTTTGACCCGCACCGATACTGATGCTGGATCGATCTCGAGGCTCCCGACAGAGTGGAAGAGctcaaaaggcaaagacaaagccgAGACACCGCAGTCGCCTGTTCCAAGCCTGCCTTCTCACCAGCAGCCGACTATCGACTCGGCGCCTGTTTCCAAAGATGTTAGGAACGATGTAGAATCCCCATACTCAACTGCCAACCCTCCGTGGGCCTCTGCGGCACTGCCTACTGCTAAACTAGATCTGAAGGACATTATGTCTGAGGCTTCCGGAAAGTCAGCGTTGACGGCCGCCTTATCGGCACAGATGACAAAGGACTCGTCTAGTAAACCGCTTTCCAAAATGTCACAGAAAGAACGCAAGaaacagatgcagatgcagcaggaaTCACAGGTCGCagcgcaagaagagcaggctAAAGCAATACCGTGGGAAACATCATCGTCTAAGAAAACTCCGCCACCATGGAAAGCAGCAACGCCCGTTCCAAAGACTTCACTGCAGCAAGCGATGGCGTCTGACGTTGCACAGCGAAACGCAATATCTACCAATGTCAAGCCTCTGGTTGCATCTGAGTCTAATCCTCGATCCACGCCGAGACGGACAGCTTCCCCAGATACTCGATTCCCCGGACAGGGGCGTCCTGGCAACCCACAGGTAACAGCCCAAACAAGCGCTGGAGCGGAAAAACAACAGCAGAAGCCTCTGATACCTCACTCCAAATCTTACATTAAGCCGGCACAAAAGACGGAGGCGACGTTGGGGTTGAGCATGGCAGATATCATCGGGCAACAGCAaagagagcagcagcaggtcaaGGAGGCAGTGGCAAAGCGATCTCTCCAGGAGAttcaacaagaacaagccTTTCAGGAGTGGTGGGACCAAGAGAGTCGTCGTGCgcaggaagaggaggccAGGCGGCACAGTCGAGCAAAGGGCAAGGAGGAGcagggaggaggaagacgtGGCCGCCGGGGAAGGGGTGGAAAGGCTCGAAGCA CACCCAAGACCGGCGGTAATGCATCTCGGGGCCGAGGTAGAGGGAAGACGAACAGAGGTGGAAtgtaa